The Candidatus Hydrogenedentota bacterium genome segment CCCGTAAAAGCAGCCGTGACATGCAAGAACAAGCCCAAAAACAAGAAGCCCTAAAAAAGGAAATGGAAACGCGCGCACACGATTTTGAAGAACAAATCAAAGCGATTGTCTCTCAATCAGCGCAGATATCGTTGACCCGAGACACCCTGCATAAGGAAGTACTGGAAACGCAAAAGGAACAAGCCTTTTTGATCGAGTCCAACGACAAATTAACACAGCAGCTGAAAGAAAGCCGTGTTAAAATGGAAGCCGCCCAACGGGGTGTTCATAAACTTGAATTGGAATGTTCACAAAAAGAAGATCGAATGGAGTTTTTCCAAGAACGCATCTCCATGGAATACGGTCTAGCTTTGGCGTCGCTTACCGACGATGACGTGGGTTCCGATGAATACGACGAAGAAGAACGAGATAAATTAATCGAACAAAAGCGCCAAGCACTGCAACGCTTGGGCAGTGTAAATCTCGGCGCTATTGAAGAATACGACGTGTTGGAAAAACGCGCCCAATTCCTCAAGACCCAAAACAATGACTTGGTGCAGGCGCGGGACACATTGCTGGGCGTGGTGAAAAAGATTGATGCCACGACGGAAGACCTTTTCCAGACCACCTTTAACGCTATCTCGGATAATTTCAAACATTATTTCCGGCGCCTATTCAACGGCGGACAAGCACGCCTATTTTTGCTTGATGAAGCGAACCCGCTGGAGTCAGGCATCGAAATTGAAGCGAGGCCTCCCGGCAAAAAACCGCTAACCATCAAATTGTTATCAGGCGGCGAACAAGCCCTCACCGCCATTGCGCTGCTCTTCAGTATTTTTGTTGCCAAGCCCAGCCCTTTCTGCGTACTTGATGAAGTGGATGCGCCGCTGGACGATATTAACGTTACCCGTTTTCTGACCATGGTCGATGAGTTCACGGCAAAGAGCCAGTTCATCATGATCACACACAACAAAAAAACCATGGCCCATTCCGATGCTATTTTTGGCGTCACACAACAAGAACCGGGCGTATCCCAGCTGGTCAGTGTGCGGCTGGAAGAGGCGGAAAAGGTGGCTTCTAATTCATGACCTTCCCCGATCAACATGAGGAGCATTCACCATGAACCCTCCTCCACTCCATGTGCTGCATCTCTTTAGTAATGGCAAATGGACAGGCCCCGCAGAACTGGTACTCAATTTATGCCGCGCCCTGAGAGAGGAAGGGCTCTCCTTGGATTTTGCCTGCTCACCACGAACGGGATCCGGATTCAATAAGGTACAAGAAGAGGCGCGCAAATACGGTATTGAACCGCTGACTTTTTTGCATCTGCCTAAACATCGGCACCCGCTGCGGAACTGGCAAGATATACGGAGTCTGCGGCAGCATCTCCAAGCAAAACATTACGACCTAATCCATTGTCATCTTGACAATGACACGCTAATCGCATTGAAAGCGACGGCATCAATGCCGCACCTTCCCGTAATACGCTCCAGTTATGAAGGTGTCGGTTTTTCACACACACGACGACACAAAAAGCTTGTGCTTCGAAGCAATGCAATTATCGAAGCATCGGAACGGGCACGACACGCCGATCAAGTACAATTTTCTGCTGCGCCTGAAAAATTCTATGTCGTAGATTCTGCTATCGATCTCCAACGCTTTAATCCTGAACGCGCCCTTCCCGATATGCGCGCCCAATTAGGGCTGGACGACGGCGCATTTGTTTTGGGCATTGTAGCCCGAATCCAAACACATCGTCACTATGATGATTTATTTAAAGCCTTCGCCTCTTTTGTTGCAGAGGTACCGGAAGCGGTGCTCCTCGTCATCGGTCGCGGTACGAAGCAACAGGAACTCGCCTTTGAGCCTGTCCGATCCTTGGGCTTGCAGGAGCATGTACACTTTAGCGGATACTTGAATCAAGATAATTATGTAGGCGCCTTGAAAGCCATGGATGTCGGATTGTTTTTGACGCCGGGAACGGATGGCACCTGCCGCGCAGTCCGCGAAAAAATGGCCATGGGCAAAGCCATGATCTGTTCCGATCGCGGCATGCTCCCGGAAATCGTAGCGGATCATGAAACGGGATTGGTCACGGACGGCAGTCCTGAAGCACTGCTTCATGCCATGCGCGTACTCTATGAAGATACGGCGCGCCGCCGAGCTTATAGTAATGCTGCTTCCACTGCAGCGAAGTCACGCTTTAGTATGAACGCCTATGCTTCCTCTGTGATTTCAATCTACAAAGAAGTCCTTGATCGAAACACCAAAACCGTAAAGGATCGATAAGCGACCGGAGCGCTTCGCCCATGTTATTCGGAAACATTGATATCAAAGATCCCCTTTGCTTAGCTCCCATGGAAGACGTTACTGACCTTCCTTTCCGCAAGCTATGCAAAAGCTATGGCGCCGATGTGTTATACACGGAATTTGTCAATTGCGAGGCTGTCATCCGAAATGTCCCCTCAGAGCTGAACAAGTTTAAACTCAACGAAGATGAACACCCTATTGGCATCCAGCTTTACGGAAGCAATCCAGACTCTTTGGAGCGCGCCGCGGCACAAGCACAAACTTTGGGCAACCCCGATTTTATCGATATGAATTGTGGGTGTTGGGTACGAAAAATTGCCGGGCGCGGCGATGGTGCGGGCTTGCTGCGCGATTTGGATCGGCTCAGCGCAGCCGTTGCCGCGGTGCAACGAGGCAGCTCCGTTCCTGTTACAGTGAAAACACGGCTAGGGTGGGATGAGAATAGTCTCGTCATTCTCGAAGTGGCGCCCATGCTTGCACAAATGGGTATTCAGTCCCTCACCATACACTGCAGAACCCGCGTGCAAGGCTATTCCGGCACAGCAGATTGGAGTTGGATTCCAAAGATCAAAGAAGCTGCCCCCCACTTACCACTCATTGCCAATGGAGATATTTGTACGCCTCAGGATGTAGAAACGTGTTTTAATCTGGGAGCAGACGGGGTCATGATCGGCCGTGCCGCCATGCAAAAGCCTTGGGTATTCCGCACCATGCGGCATTACTTGGATCATGGAATCCTATTACCGGAACCCTCCCTCGATGAGCGCAAAGAAATGTGCATCAGTCATTTGAAAACACATGTTGAATTCCGCGGCGCACGGCGCGGCATTTATTCTTTTCGCCGCTACTATGGCGGCTACTTTAAAGGGACGGCTTACATTGGGAAACTCCGTCGTGAGTTAATGACCTTGATGATGCTTGACGAAATTATAGAAAAAATTCAAGGCTTTTCCGAAGAGTAGGCACGATCGCGGCAACCACGCTTCATTCCCATTTTTTCCCCTCCTTCTCCACAAAAAGACAAGAGGCGTCGCAGTCCTTTATTTTTTCCCCTTCACTAATCGCCGCTATGCAGCACGTCTACAACAGGCCTTTGGTGTGCAGAATTTTCCTTTTCCGTAGCGCTATTTGGTAGGACACCCCTCACCTCGCAACGATCCAAATACACTACTATTTAAAACAAATAAGTAGACTTAAATATTTCGGTTTCGTCCCACCATCTCAAGGTCTAATGACTTTTTCTTGGTGAATTTTAGAAAGCCTCCACAACGATTGTTTCTTATTTTTATAGATTTATTTTCAATCGAAATTAGAGTATAAAAAAAATAGCCCTATATACCAGGTGATTTAAAAGCCCTAAAAATCACCCTTTTGAAAAGGAAATCCTATTTGTCAACAATTTACCTTTTAAAATATGACGGGACTTAAAAAAAAATAGTCTTAAAAAGGGATTGACTTTTGTGGTAACTTTTAGTATAATCGTGGTAAAAGAAGGTTATTTTGTGGTATTTAGTGGTTGGTAGTGGAAACTAACGAATCGCGGATTAAACCATGTATTGCGGTGAAACACATAGCAAGATTGATGATAAAGGGCGTTTGAATTTTTCTTCGACCTTTAAAACAATCATGGAAGCAAAAGATCACTACACGTGGTATATTACGCGGGGCTATGACAACTGCCTTTTTCTTTTTGAAAAAATTCGGTGGGAAAAACTTATCACAGAAGAAATTCCTCAAGCCACCCTTGACCCGCGCAAAATGGATCTCCGTCGTTTTCTGGTGGGGGGATCGGTAAAATTGAACGTGGACAAACAATTCCGTATTTTGCTTCCGGAACATTTGCGTGAATATGCGGGCATTGATCGCGATGTGGCTATTTTGGGTTTGGAAGATCATATACAAATCTGGAGCTCCACCCGGTGGAATGAATATTTTGAGCGTAATGCGTCTACCTATAAACAATTGGCGGCCGAGGAATTTGGGATGAATGCATCCAAAGCCGCCGAACCCATGGAGGAGAACTGATATGATAGGTATTGAGCACTTTGAAAAAAATGGCGTAACCGTGTTGCGGCTGAATGGAGAAATCGAGGGGACTGTCAACCAGTTGCTCCGTGATGCCATATCCGCATGTGTCCGAAACAACCAGTATCATTTAGTACTCAATCTTAGTGCTGTTACCTTTGTGAGTTCGGAAGGTATTGGCACCATTGTGGAATACTTAGGTCATTTTCGTATGAACAAGGGCGACATCAAATTAGTTGGTCTTAATTTACAAAGCCGACGCCTTTTAGATTTGATGGGACTCTCCCGTGTATTTGCTATCTGCAAATTTGAATCGGTGGCAATGAAAGAATATTCGAAGGTGGCCGCTTAATTGTCCTGTGCTTACGGACGGGGCGTAGTGAAAAGAGATTTTATGGATCCGTCCCCCCAATTACATGTTCCCGTAATGGTGGAAGAAGCGCTGCATGCACTTCGAATACGCCGCGATGGGGTGTACGTGGAGGCCACAGCCGGAGCGGGCGGTCATGCAGAACGCATCGCGGCGCTTTTGTCCGGCGGGCGGCTTATCGCCTTAGATCGTGATCCTGCCGCGGTCGACCTCTCTCGGGAACGTCTCGCCAATTATCCATGGGCCACGGTAATCAAAGCCAATTACAGCGAGTTGCCGTCCGTGTTGGAAAAACTCGAGATTCAATCAGTGGACGGTATTCTCTTAGATGCAGGCATTTCCAGTATGCAAATCGACGCGTCAGAACGAGGCTTCTCCCTTGATCTGGACGGTCCGTTGGATATGCGCATGGATCCCACGGAAGAAGATCATGCCGCCAGTCGTTTGGCGCGCTGGGACAGCGACGAAATCGAACGAATTTTAAGAGAATACGGCGATGTCCGGCCCGCGGGACGAATAGCACGCGCCATTGTATCCCGCTGTAAAGCCAATCAAATGTACCGAACATCGCACTTGGCGGCGGCCGTACGGGAAGCGCTGGACTTTGTCAGGACTGAGCCGGAAGAAATCAGAACCGTCTTTCAAGCAGTCCGCATAGCCGTCAATGATGAATTGACCCACTTGAAAAAAGGGCTGGAGCAGGCGGCGGCGCATTTACAACCCGGTGGCCGGCTAGTCGTCATCTCTTTTCATAGCGGTGAAGATCGTGTTGTCAAACATTGCTTCCAAGCCTTCAGTCGGGTCACCACCCGCCTCCACCCTGACGGTCGAGTAGCCGAAACGATCCAACCGAAATACTGTGTTATCACTAAAAAACCGTTACAGCCCAGCAGAGAAGAAACCGCTGCCAATTCGCGCAGTAAGAGCGCGAAGATGCGGGTTCTTGAATGTATTCAATAGTCCATGAAAGGGTATTGCCATGATCCAAACAAGTGAAATCAAACGCAAACGCGCTCTTCTCGGATGGATAAAATGGATATCTTTGCCGTGTATACTTTTTGTTTTTATCATCTTTGATGTGTTCCTCAACATCCAAGTGCAAATTGATGATCGTATCATGGCAGAATTAAATAACGAATTTCTTCGCCTTGAAACTGAATTTCGCAATGAATCATCGCGCTTGTCCCTCGCTCGGGGAAGCATTGCCGATACCATTAAAAAAGCGGAAGAGATGGGCATGGTCGCCCCTGATATTGATCAACTCAAAACCGTCGCCTACCGATCTGTTCAACTTAACGTGATTGAACCCTTAGAAGCAGGTTTCGAGGTTGCCCAATCTTCTCCGTCTATTACGACTGTCAAACTGGCAGATTATGAGAAGGACAGCGCAACATCTTCCACACAATTCTTTGATGTGACTGTTGCATTGGCACAAGCCGCAAAAGAGCCTCAAGCAATAGAGGAAGCCGCGGAAGTTACGGACATATCCATAGCCTCTGATGAAGCTGTACTCGTGGAAGAATTGCCGGACATAAGTGCCGAAGATCCTGAACTGCAATCCCTTGGACTGGAAGAAATGCTGGCATCCCTTTAAAGGTTCATGGGGGACTTCAAGATGAATAGGATACCCCTTTATCGCTATACACTTGGAACCTCATTTGGAAAGGTGACACGATGAAAGGCCGCACACATTCTTATAACACGGAAAACGATCACCTTTCTTGTAGACAATCTGAACGCCACCTAAAGGCGCTGCGATTACTCTTCGGTTTATTTGCCTGCCTTTTTCTATTCATGCTTGCACGGCATACCCAACTCGTGTTTTTCCCGGGAAAAGAACTCTCCTCTGAGGCGCAGTACCACATTGGCGTCCAATATCTTGAGCAGCCCCGGGGCGAAATATTCGATCGAAATGGAATCGTATTAGCAACAAATCTTCCACTCCCTTCTCTTTGGGTAAATCCACATCATGTCAGCAATCCTGAAGAATTGGCCAATTATCTCAGTGTCTACTTAGATATACCTGAAGATGAAATCCTTCCGCGTCTCGCACGCCAATCTTCCACAGGAAAACGGCGCGATACCTTTCCTATAAAACGATGGATAAGAAACATTAAAACGGAAGAGCTGGAAGAAATAATCAGTAAGTTTGGAAAAGCGCTTTACATAAAGCAAGAGTCTATCCGTTCTTATCCTCACAACGATGTAGCCTCCCATTTACTTGGTTTTGTAAATTTAGATGGAAAAGCTTCCGAAGGAGTGGAGCTTGCCTATGATGACTATCTCCGCGGCCAACAAGGCAAATACGAAGGTCGAAAAGATAGTTCCCGCAAGATACTGCCTTCTAGCATTTTTTCTTATAAAGAACCCGAAGGCGGCGATATGCTGCAACTGACCATCGATTGTACTATTCAAAATATGTTGGAAGAAGAATTGGACAATCGCATGGAAGATGTCGGAGCAAAAGCAGCCATGGGCATGTTAATGGATCCGCAGACGGGCGCTATCTATGCCCTTGCCAGCCGCCCCGCGTTCAATCCGAATGACTATGCGACGACTCCTGCCGAATTTCGTAAAAACAAAGCTTTGATCGATGTATTTGAGCCGGGTTCTGCCTTCAAGATTGTTGTGGCATCGGCAGCCCTTGAGTTGGGCATTGTCACGCCTGAAACCTTAATCAATTGCGAGAATGGCGCGTTCAATCCCTACGGTCACAGAATCCGAGACTTCCATCCCAATGGTGTTATTCCCTTCTCAAGAGCCTTTGAAGAATCCAGTAACATTGCCATGATTAAACTGGGTGCTCAAGTAGGTCCGGAGCGCTTCGAATCTTGGATTCGGCTTTTTGGTTTTGGCGCCAAGACAAGTACAGACTTTAAGTTTGAAAGCGTCGGATTATTCCGAAGCCGAGATAAATGGTCGCGCTTGAGCATGGGCTCCTTGCCTATGGGTCAAGAAATCGCCGTTACCATACCGCAATTGGTTCAGGCATTTTCGGTCATTGCAAATGGCGGTTATCTTGTGCAACCCTATTTTGTTGAGAAAACAGAGAACCGTTTCGGCGAAACCACCTATCAATATGAAATGCCGCCGGCAAAGCGGATTTTATCGCCCCAGACGGCGGATACCATGCGCCAACTCTGTTATCAAGTGGTATTGAATGGAACAGGAAAGACCGCCGCCATTCCAGAATATCATGTTGGCGGCAAGACAGGAACGGCGCAAATGGCACGCCTGAATGGCAAAGGCTATGATCCCGACCGATACACGGCTGTGTTTGCCGGTTTCGCGCCTGTCGATAATCCACGTATTGCCGCCGTAATCGTCGTTCAAGAACCTTCCATTCGTCAGCGCTGGGGCGGACACGTGTGCGGTCCCATCTTTCAAAAGGTAGTCCGTGAAGCGCTCATTCGTTTGCAAGTGCCGATGGATGAAAAAGTCGATCCTAAATCGGGCGAAAAAAGTCCCGCATCAACCATCATGGCACGAGAAACACGGACTGCAGAAGATCAGCTGCTCCGACGCGATACCATGCCGGAAGTGTTTGAGGACATCGGTGTTGCCGACGCCGACACAGCAAGCCCCCGACCAAGTCCTGATGAACTGGATTTGGATAAAGATTTGGCGCTTCTCATAACACCATTAGATAAACTCGCTCTCATGCCGGGGCAACAGATTGATGAGAATTCCAATCATGCATTGCCTGATCTGAGCGGCATGAGCAAATCCGAGGCGCGGCATTGTCTGCAGCGCATGGGGATAATCCTCGACGCGCAAGGCGCGGGATGGGTAGAATCACAGTCGATTCCACCGGGTACGGTTTTGGAAAAGGGTGCTACCTGTACCGTATTTTTTGCTGACAAAATCCCTCGGAGTACAAGCAATGACACAGGATGATATAATCGCAATTCTGGGTCTCCCCCATCCGCTTCCTTGCTTTTCTTTCGACTCTGTAACGGAAGATTCTCGACGTGTTAAAAAAAATTCTCTTTTTATCGCACTGCAAGGAGAACAACAAGACGGTCATGATTTTGCAGCTGCCGCAGCGGCGGCGGGTGCAACAGCAATTTTGGGTAATCGCCCGGCAATAACAGCACTAAATGCTTTGCCTTACATTTATTATGAATCACCCCGTCGCGCAGCGGGATTGCTTGCCCATGGACTGTACGGCAATCCAAGCGAACAACAATGCGTAATCGGCGTTACCGGCACCAACGGCAAAACGACTGTATCTTTTTTGACACAACATATTTTGAAGACTGCCGGACGGGCTTGCGCGAATTTTGGAACGCTGGGCTATGATCTGGGAAAAACACAAGAAGACGCGCCCCATACCACGCCCTTTGGTGAGTCCTTGGCGGCACTTTTCGCCGAGGCGCTCAACCAAGGAAGTGACCATGTAGTCATGGAAGTGAGTTCCCATGCCTTGGCGCAGGAACGTGTCGCCGGCATTTCTTTCAATGTGGCAGCATTCACGAACCTGACCCAAGATCATTTAGATTTTCACAAAGATATGGAATCCTATCTGCAAGCGAAACGTATGTTATTCGAAAGCGTGAATAAGACGTTACAAAAAGGAAAGGGGTCGTCGCCTTGCTTCGGTGTGATCAATGTCGATGATCCCCACGCTGCTGATTTTGAAGCATCCCTTCCTGATCACTGCCGAAGCTATGGCGCCCAAGGGATGATAAAAGCGGAAGAGCGCCTTCTTTCTGACATGGGCGCAACCTTTAAGGTCGTAACGCCTTGGGGCGACCACGTCATACATTCCCGCATGCTGGGAACCCACAACGTTCTTAACGCACTGTGCGCTATTGGCATCACCACCGGACTCGGTCTGTCTTTGGACGAGATCGCTTCCGGCATTGAAACATTTCCCGGTGTGCCCGGCCGCTTTGAGGCGGTTGATGCAGGACAGCCCTTTCAAATCATCGTGGATTACGCCCATACGGATGATGGTCTCCGCAATGCACTCTCTGCAGCCCGCGCGATTTGTAAAGGACGCCTTATCGTGGTTTTCGGCTGCGGCGGCGACCGAGACAAAGGCAAACGCCCTAAAATGGGGAGTGTTGCGGCAGAGTTAGCGGATTATGTCGTATTGACTTCCGATAATCCCCGCACTGAAGATCCTTACCGTATTTTATTGGATGTAGAAATGGGACTCCAGCGCAAAGGGAAAAGTAAACACGATCATTATGCGGTTATTGAATCAAGGCGCGAAGCCATTGCTTTTGCTGTACATATGGCGCAGCCGGCTGACCTGATTTTAATTGCGGGCAAAGGTCATGAAACCTATCAAATCATCGGCACAGAACGCCGTCATTTTGATGACCGCGAAGAGGCACGGCGCGCTGTTTTGGAGCATGTAACATGAGCCTTTCATATACACTGGAAAAGGCAGCAACTATGATGGGGCTATCCGTAGCGCCTACGGATAACGCTCGCGCCGTTACCGGTGTATCCACAGATACGCGAAGCTTGGCGCCGGGCGATCTTTTCTTCGCACTCCAAGGCGATAATTTCGACGGCAACACCTTTATAGCTGAAGCTTTTGCCCGTGGCGCCTCGGCGGCAGTTACCACCATCCAACAGACGGGCGGCCCTTGCCTTGTTCATCCTGAACCTTTGCAGCTTCTTCAACGCTTTGCAAAAGAGCACAGGCGACAAAGTCCCGCCACAGTTATTGCAATCACCGGCTCCTGCGGCAAGACAACGACGAAAGATTTCGCAGCAGCATTGCTCGCCTCTCAATATGCGGTGACAAAAACACAAGGAAATTTAAACAACGAAATCGGCTGTCCCCTCTCGTTGCTGCACATCTCCTCAAGCACCCAATATGCCCTCATAGAAATGGGTGCAAATCATCGCGGTGAAATTGCTTTTTTATGTGATATGGCACAGCCCAACGAATCCGCTATTACCATGATCGCGCCTGCCCATCTGGAAGGCTTTGGAAGTCTGGACGCTGTCGCCCAAACGAAAGGTGAGATCGTTGATGCGCTCGGTGACCAAGGCTGCTTCTACGTAAATGTTGATGATCCGCACTGTGTCGCTATGGCGGCGCGTCATAAGGGAGACAAAATCCTTCTTGGAAGTCATGGTGATGTGGTTCTTGAATCGCTGCAATTCGATGAATCCGGCGAAATGCTCCTCACCATCCATCCTATAGGAACAATTCGACTTCCCCTTGTTGTTAAAGCCCATAGCACCGGCGTATTATTTGCGGTAGCAATGGGACTTAGGCACGGCATCAGCGAATTTGAAGGGCCCTTACGTGAAGCCTGTAAAAATACAGCGCGCTTTAAAGTGCTGTCTTTTCATGATCGCGTCATCTTGGATGACAGTTATAATGCCAATCCGGCAAGCATGACAGCGGCATTGCAAACCTTATCGGATTATCCAGGCAACAAGAAGATCGCCGTTCTCGGCAGCATGTTTGAATTGGGTGATAGATCGAAAGACTTACACGAAGAAGTTGGGCGAAGTGCCGGCCGCCTGCAAATAGATCGCCTTTTTGCCCTGGGCCCCGATGCAGCACACTTGGTCTCCGGCGCCCGTGCTGAAGGCTTGACCCATGCAACAGCCTATGAAAGCCATGATGCAATTGCTGAAGCGCTGCGTGCATCCTTTTTGCCCGGAGATGTACTCTTATTAAAAGGGTCACGAGGCATGGCAATGGAAACCATCATAGGACTCCTAGACACTCTTTTAACTTCATCATTGTAAAGGAAATAAATTAATGGCGTGGTTTTTGGCGGAACTGCTTTCAGATCATTTTCGACTGATTAATATATTGAGTTATCACACCGTTCGTGCCGGCGGCGCAGCATTTACTGCCTTTTTCTTGTGTGTTTTATTGGGACCGAAAGTAATCGCTCGGTTGCGCCAACAAAAAATTGGCCAATATATCCGTCAAGATCATGTCGAAAATCTCCATCAAATCCACAAAGGCAAGGCAGGTACGCCGACGATGGGCGGCATTTTAATTTTGGCGTCAATGCTTATTTCTCTTTTTATTTGGGGACGCTTTTCCAACCGGATGCTCTGGATTGCGCTGTTAGTAGTCTTGTTCATGGGAGCTGTCGGCTTTGTCGATGATTACATCAAGATAAAACGCAAACACAACACGGGTTTAAGTGCCCGCGCTAAGTTCACCGGTCAGATTCTTACGGGCTTATTGCTGGGCATTTATCTGGTCAACAGTCCTATCACCGTGGGCGCGTCTTTCATCTATCCCAGAGACATTGAAGACTGGGACGCTTTAGAAGGAGGTCTGATTGAAGCATCTCAGGACGAGACCCGTTCTGCCCGGGCAAAATTGTGGAATCTTTTTCCTGAGGGGACCCGAGCACTCTTGTTGGCAGAACAACAACAAGAGGACATTACTGAAGAGAATCGAAGCACTGTTTTAATGGGTTTAAACAGTGTGCTCCGCGACAAATCGCTCTATGAGGCCGCCCTTTGGCCCGAAGCAGCGTTCAATCCTGAATTAACCGATCTGCTGCAGCGGGGAATCCAGTCCCTGAATGAACGCGAAACAGTTCGTTTGAATCGGCTTTTGGTCGAATCGATTTTTCCCGATGCCATTGCAGCAAGTATGACAAATCTGCACACGAGTCTCGGCATCCCCGGACTCAAAGAAGTCTTCTTCCCCTTGGGCATCTTTTATATTTTCTTTGTGATCCTCGTCATTGTAAGTATCACCAACGCCGTTAATTTGACGGACGGATTGGATGGCCTTGCCGGAGGCATCTCAATCGTTTCTATCTTAGCCTTTTCAGGGGTCGCCTATATTGTGAGCCGTGCGGATTGGTCTCATTATCTCTTTTTGACCTATGTACCGGAAGCCAGCGAACTATTTGTTTTCGGCGGCGCATTGCTTGGCGCAGGCATGGGCTTTTTATGGTTTAATTGCCATCCTGCAGAAATATTTATGGGTGATACCGGTTCTCTTGCATTGGGCGGCGCCATCGGTGCTCTTGCGCTCCTGACCAAGCAAGAATTACTGCTTCCTTTGGTTTCGGGCATGTTCGTACTTGAAGCGCTCAGTGTCGTGATTCAGGTCATTTCTTTTAAACTCACGGGCAAGCGTGTTTTTCGCATGGCACCCTTGCATCATCATTTTGAGCTGTGCGGCTGGGTCGAGACTAAAGTCACGATGCGTTTTTGGATTGTAGCTTTACTTTT includes the following:
- the murF gene encoding UDP-N-acetylmuramoyl-tripeptide--D-alanyl-D-alanine ligase, producing MSLSYTLEKAATMMGLSVAPTDNARAVTGVSTDTRSLAPGDLFFALQGDNFDGNTFIAEAFARGASAAVTTIQQTGGPCLVHPEPLQLLQRFAKEHRRQSPATVIAITGSCGKTTTKDFAAALLASQYAVTKTQGNLNNEIGCPLSLLHISSSTQYALIEMGANHRGEIAFLCDMAQPNESAITMIAPAHLEGFGSLDAVAQTKGEIVDALGDQGCFYVNVDDPHCVAMAARHKGDKILLGSHGDVVLESLQFDESGEMLLTIHPIGTIRLPLVVKAHSTGVLFAVAMGLRHGISEFEGPLREACKNTARFKVLSFHDRVILDDSYNANPASMTAALQTLSDYPGNKKIAVLGSMFELGDRSKDLHEEVGRSAGRLQIDRLFALGPDAAHLVSGARAEGLTHATAYESHDAIAEALRASFLPGDVLLLKGSRGMAMETIIGLLDTLLTSSL
- the mraY gene encoding phospho-N-acetylmuramoyl-pentapeptide-transferase encodes the protein MAWFLAELLSDHFRLINILSYHTVRAGGAAFTAFFLCVLLGPKVIARLRQQKIGQYIRQDHVENLHQIHKGKAGTPTMGGILILASMLISLFIWGRFSNRMLWIALLVVLFMGAVGFVDDYIKIKRKHNTGLSARAKFTGQILTGLLLGIYLVNSPITVGASFIYPRDIEDWDALEGGLIEASQDETRSARAKLWNLFPEGTRALLLAEQQQEDITEENRSTVLMGLNSVLRDKSLYEAALWPEAAFNPELTDLLQRGIQSLNERETVRLNRLLVESIFPDAIAASMTNLHTSLGIPGLKEVFFPLGIFYIFFVILVIVSITNAVNLTDGLDGLAGGISIVSILAFSGVAYIVSRADWSHYLFLTYVPEASELFVFGGALLGAGMGFLWFNCHPAEIFMGDTGSLALGGAIGALALLTKQELLLPLVSGMFVLEALSVVIQVISFKLTGKRVFRMAPLHHHFELCGWVETKVTMRFWIVALLFALLSLGTLKLR